A stretch of Mastomys coucha isolate ucsf_1 unplaced genomic scaffold, UCSF_Mcou_1 pScaffold3, whole genome shotgun sequence DNA encodes these proteins:
- the LOC116074863 gene encoding olfactory receptor 10A5-like isoform X2: protein MSVNCSLWQENSLSVKRFAFAKFSEVLGECFLLFTLILLMFLVSLTGNALITLAICTSSALHTPMYFFLANLSLLEIGYTFSVIPKMLQSLVSEARGISREGCATQMFFFTLFVTLFYGSGSINYLRPKSSHSPEVDKLLGLFYTAVTSMLNPIIYSLRNKEVKGALRRTLGLKKVLIANR from the exons ATGAGTGTCAACTGCTCTCTGTGGCAGGAGAACAGCTTATCTGTCAAACGCTTTGCATTTGCTAAGTTCTCTGAGGTCCTTGGAGAATGCTTCCTCCTGTTCACCCTCATCCTCCTCATGTTCTTAGTATCACTGACAGGAAATGCACTCATAACCCTTGCCATCTGCACCAGTTCAGCCCTacacacccccatgtacttctttctGGCCAACTTGTCTCTCCTGGAAATTGGCTACACTTTCTCAGTCATACCCAAGATGCTGCAGAGCCTTGTAAGTGAGGCCCGAGGAATCTCTCGGGAGGGATGTGCCACACAGATGTTTTTCTTCACACTTTTTG TCACACTCTTTTATGGCTCAGGATCTATTAACTACTTGAGGCCCAAGTCTAGTCACTCTCCAGAAGTGGATAAACTTTTGGGTCTCTTCTACACAGCAGTGACATCCATGCTGAACCCCATCATCTATAGCTTAAGGAACAAGGAAGTAAAGGGAGCACTGAGAAGAACTCTGGGGCTGAAGAAAGTTCTGATAGCGAATAGGTAA
- the LOC116074462 gene encoding olfactory receptor 2G3-like, with protein GTITLRLPRCGNHRIYHFICEVPAMIKLACVDIHANEVQLFMASLVLLLLPLTLILVSYGYIAQALMRLRSALTWGKALGTCGSHMLVVVLFYGTITAIYIQPNSSYAQSQGKFITLLYTVVIPTLNPLIYTLRNKDVKGALKRLVRKDSSTGKKVLSR; from the coding sequence GGCACCATCACCCTCCGCCTGCCTCGCTGTGGGAACCACAGGATTTATCACTTCATCTGTGAAGTTCCAGCCATGATCAAGTTAGCCTGTGTAGACATTCATGCTAATGAAGTGCAGCTATTCATGGCTTCCTTGGTGCTGCTCCTCCTTCCCCTGACTCTCATCTTGGTATCATATGGGTACATTGCCCAAGCACTGATGAGGTTAAGGTCTGCTCTAACCTGGGGTAAAGCTCTTGGAACCTGTGGATCCCACATGCTGGTAGTAGTACTATTTTATGGCACAATCACTGCTATCTACATCCAGCCTAACAGCTCCTATGCACAGAGTCAGGGGAAGTTTATCACCCTTTTGTACACTGTGGTTATTCCTACTCTAAACCCCCTCATTTACACTTTAAGAAACAAAGATGTAAAAGGAGCTTTGAAGAGGTTGGTAAGGAAAGATTCTAGCACTGGAAAGAAAGTTCTTTCGAGGTAG
- the LOC116074863 gene encoding olfactory receptor 10C1-like isoform X1, with translation MEMSVNCSLWQENSLSVKRFAFAKFSEVLGECFLLFTLILLMFLVSLTGNALITLAICTSSALHTPMYFFLANLSLLEIGYTFSVIPKMLQSLVSEARGISREGCATQMFFFTLFGITECCLLAAMAFDRCIAICSPLHYATRMSRGVCAHLAIVSWGTGCIVGLGQTNFIFSLNFCGPCEIDHFFCDLPPVLALACGDTSQNEAAIFVVAVLCISSPFVLIIYSYVRILVAVLVMPSPEGRHKALSTCSSHLLVVTLFYGSGSINYLRPKSSHSPEVDKLLGLFYTAVTSMLNPIIYSLRNKEVKGALRRTLGLKKVLIANR, from the exons ATG GAGATGAGTGTCAACTGCTCTCTGTGGCAGGAGAACAGCTTATCTGTCAAACGCTTTGCATTTGCTAAGTTCTCTGAGGTCCTTGGAGAATGCTTCCTCCTGTTCACCCTCATCCTCCTCATGTTCTTAGTATCACTGACAGGAAATGCACTCATAACCCTTGCCATCTGCACCAGTTCAGCCCTacacacccccatgtacttctttctGGCCAACTTGTCTCTCCTGGAAATTGGCTACACTTTCTCAGTCATACCCAAGATGCTGCAGAGCCTTGTAAGTGAGGCCCGAGGAATCTCTCGGGAGGGATGTGCCACACAGATGTTTTTCTTCACACTTTTTGGTATAACTGAGTGCTGCCTACTGGCAGCCATGGCCTTTGACCGCTGCATTGCCATATGCTCCCCACTCCACTATGCAACCCGAATGAGTCGTGGGGTATGTGCCCATTTGGCAATTGTTTCATGGGGAACAGGTTGCATTGTAGGATTGGGACAaaccaattttattttctccttaaacTTCTGTGGACCCTGTGAGATAGACCACTTCTTCTGTGACCTTCCACCTGTCCTGGCACTTGCCTGTGGAGATACATCCCAAAATGAGGCTGCCATCTTTGTGGTAGCAGTCCTCTGTATATCTAGCCCATTTGTGCTGATCATTTATTCCTATGTGAGAATTCTGGTTGCAGTGCTGGTGATGCCTTCACCTGAGGGGCGCCATAAAGCTCTCTCCACCTGTTCCTCCCACCTTCTTGTAGTCACACTCTTTTATGGCTCAGGATCTATTAACTACTTGAGGCCCAAGTCTAGTCACTCTCCAGAAGTGGATAAACTTTTGGGTCTCTTCTACACAGCAGTGACATCCATGCTGAACCCCATCATCTATAGCTTAAGGAACAAGGAAGTAAAGGGAGCACTGAGAAGAACTCTGGGGCTGAAGAAAGTTCTGATAGCGAATAGGTAA